A portion of the Streptomyces erythrochromogenes genome contains these proteins:
- a CDS encoding CYTH and CHAD domain-containing protein, producing the protein MADTKREIERKFEFSKAKSARRGVPDLTGTAAIAAVTDQGTVDLDAVYYDTPDQRLAADGLTLRRRTGGADEGWHLKLPVSPGVRDEVGAALSDTLPPALAALVRSRVRDAGLGPQVRLVSSRRVSHLLDADGALLAELSTDEVLAERGDATAGWTEVEVELADGVDPDLLDAVEKTFRKAGLRVSDAPSKLARALAETDAAPPARSFGGGPEGTAGAHVVAYLAEQRDALVAQDPAVRRNLPDSVHQMRVATRRLRSAFKTYRKVLDREVTDPLGEELRWLAAELGVDRDQEVLMERLQAQLADLPRTLLTGPVRSRLRTWNTGRRAGSRRRALAALDSDRYVTLLNSLDALLDAPPLLDGAAGSPEKVLPKAVLRDYARLATRIDGALALDAGKERDLALHEARKAAKRVRYAAESAVPELGKPAKHLAKAVKKVQTLLGDHQDSVVAREALRGLAAQAADAGESAFTWGVLYGREEALAERRERELPDVWAKASAPALRAALR; encoded by the coding sequence ATGGCGGACACAAAGCGCGAGATCGAGCGTAAATTCGAGTTCTCCAAGGCCAAATCTGCCCGGCGCGGGGTGCCGGACCTGACGGGGACGGCCGCGATCGCGGCCGTCACCGACCAGGGCACCGTCGACCTCGACGCCGTCTACTACGACACCCCCGACCAGCGGCTCGCCGCCGACGGTCTCACCCTCCGGCGCAGAACGGGCGGCGCGGACGAGGGCTGGCACCTCAAACTGCCCGTCTCCCCGGGAGTGCGCGACGAGGTCGGCGCCGCGCTCAGCGACACGCTCCCACCCGCCCTCGCCGCCCTCGTCCGCTCCCGCGTCCGCGACGCCGGACTCGGCCCGCAGGTCCGGCTGGTCTCCTCGCGCCGCGTCAGCCATCTGCTCGACGCCGACGGAGCACTCCTGGCCGAACTGAGCACCGACGAGGTCCTGGCCGAGCGCGGCGACGCCACCGCCGGCTGGACCGAGGTCGAGGTCGAACTCGCCGACGGAGTCGACCCCGACCTGCTCGACGCCGTCGAGAAGACCTTCCGCAAGGCCGGGCTCCGGGTCTCCGACGCCCCCTCGAAACTCGCCCGGGCCCTCGCCGAGACCGACGCCGCGCCCCCGGCCCGCTCCTTCGGAGGCGGCCCCGAGGGCACCGCCGGCGCGCACGTCGTCGCGTACCTGGCCGAGCAGCGCGACGCCCTGGTCGCCCAGGACCCGGCCGTACGGCGCAACCTGCCGGACTCCGTCCACCAGATGCGGGTCGCCACCCGCCGGCTGCGCAGCGCCTTCAAGACCTACCGCAAGGTCCTGGACCGCGAGGTCACCGACCCGCTCGGCGAGGAGCTGCGCTGGCTGGCCGCCGAACTCGGCGTCGACCGCGACCAGGAGGTCCTGATGGAGCGGCTCCAGGCCCAGCTCGCCGACCTGCCCCGCACCCTGCTGACCGGCCCCGTCCGCAGCCGGCTGCGGACGTGGAACACCGGCCGGCGCGCCGGATCGCGCCGCAGGGCCCTGGCCGCGCTCGACAGCGACCGCTACGTCACCCTGCTGAACTCCCTCGACGCCCTGCTGGACGCGCCCCCGCTGCTCGACGGCGCGGCCGGCTCCCCGGAGAAGGTCCTGCCGAAGGCGGTGCTCCGCGACTACGCGCGCCTCGCCACCCGGATCGACGGCGCCCTCGCCCTCGACGCCGGCAAGGAACGGGACCTGGCCCTGCACGAGGCCCGCAAGGCGGCCAAGCGCGTGCGGTACGCGGCGGAGTCGGCCGTCCCCGAGCTCGGCAAGCCGGCGAAACACCTGGCCAAGGCCGTGAAGAAGGTGCAGACCCTGCTCGGCGACCACCAGGACAGCGTCGTGGCCCGCGAGGCCCTGCGCGGCCTCGCGGCCCAAGCGGCCGACGCGGGGGAGTCCGCCTTCACCTGGGGTGTGCTCTACGGCCGCGAGGAGGCCCTGGCGGAGCGCCGTGAGCGGGAGCTTCCGGACGTATGGGCGAAGGCCTCGGCCCCCGCCCTGCGGGCGGCCCTGCGGTGA
- a CDS encoding TIGR03960 family B12-binding radical SAM protein, with protein MMTESVFPQLEALLPHVQKPIQYVGGELNSTVKEWDSCDVRWALMYPDAYEVGLPNQGVMILYEVLNEREGVLAERTYSVWPDLEELMREHKVPQFTVDSHRPVSAFDVFGLSFSTELGYTNMLTALDLAGIPLEARNRTVDHPIVLAGGHAAFNPEPIAEFIDCAVIGDGEQAVLDMTEIIRTWKAEGRPGGREEVLLRLAKTGNVYVPGFYDVEYLPDGRIGRVVPNRSGVPWRVSKHTVMDLDEWPYPKQPLVPLAETVHERMSVEIFRGCTRGCRFCQAGMITRPVRERSITGIGEMVEKGLKATGFEEVGLLSLSSADHTEIADIAKGLADRYSDDKVGLSLPSTRVDAFNVDLANELTRNGRRSGLTFAPEGGSERMRKVINKMVSEEDLIRTVSTAYGNGWRQVKLYFMCGLPTETDEDVLQIGDMAVNVIAKGREVSGQNDIRCTVSIGGFVPKPHTPFQWAPQLSAEETDARLGKLRDKIRGDKKYGRSIGFRYHDGKPGIVEGLLSRGDRRIGDVIRAVYESGGRFDGWREHFSYDRWMEAAEKTLPAYGVDVAWYTTRERTYEEVLPWDHLDSGLDKDWLWEDWQDALDETEVDDCRWTPCFDCGVCPQMQTEIQIGPTGKKLLPLSVVK; from the coding sequence GTGATGACCGAGTCGGTCTTCCCTCAGCTTGAGGCCCTGCTTCCGCACGTGCAGAAGCCCATCCAGTACGTCGGCGGTGAACTCAACTCCACGGTCAAGGAGTGGGACAGCTGCGACGTCCGCTGGGCCCTCATGTACCCGGACGCATACGAAGTCGGGCTGCCCAACCAGGGCGTCATGATCCTCTACGAGGTGCTCAACGAGCGCGAGGGCGTCCTCGCCGAGCGCACCTACAGCGTGTGGCCGGACCTCGAAGAACTGATGCGCGAGCACAAGGTGCCCCAGTTCACCGTGGACAGCCACCGCCCCGTGTCCGCCTTCGACGTGTTCGGCCTGTCCTTCTCCACGGAGCTGGGCTACACCAACATGCTGACGGCCCTGGACCTCGCGGGCATCCCGCTGGAGGCCAGGAACCGCACGGTGGACCACCCGATCGTCCTCGCGGGCGGCCACGCGGCCTTCAACCCGGAGCCGATCGCGGAGTTCATCGACTGCGCGGTCATCGGCGACGGCGAGCAGGCCGTCCTCGACATGACCGAGATCATCCGCACCTGGAAGGCCGAGGGCCGGCCGGGCGGCCGCGAGGAGGTCCTCCTCCGTCTCGCCAAGACCGGCAACGTCTACGTCCCCGGCTTCTACGACGTCGAGTACCTGCCCGACGGCCGTATCGGCCGCGTCGTGCCCAACCGGTCCGGCGTGCCGTGGCGCGTGTCCAAGCACACCGTCATGGACCTCGACGAGTGGCCCTACCCCAAGCAGCCCCTCGTCCCGCTCGCGGAGACCGTCCACGAGCGCATGTCCGTCGAGATCTTCCGCGGTTGCACCCGCGGCTGCCGTTTCTGCCAGGCCGGCATGATCACGCGCCCCGTGCGGGAGCGAAGCATCACCGGCATCGGCGAGATGGTCGAGAAGGGTCTCAAGGCGACCGGCTTCGAGGAGGTCGGCCTGCTCTCGCTGTCCTCCGCGGACCACACCGAGATCGCCGACATCGCCAAGGGCCTGGCGGACCGCTACTCGGACGACAAGGTGGGCCTGTCCCTCCCGTCGACCCGCGTGGACGCCTTCAACGTGGACCTGGCCAACGAGCTGACCCGCAACGGTCGCCGCTCCGGTCTGACCTTCGCCCCCGAGGGCGGCTCCGAGCGCATGCGCAAGGTCATCAACAAGATGGTCTCGGAAGAGGACCTGATCCGCACCGTCTCCACGGCGTACGGCAACGGCTGGCGCCAGGTGAAGCTGTACTTCATGTGCGGCCTGCCCACCGAGACCGACGAGGACGTGCTCCAGATCGGCGACATGGCGGTCAACGTCATCGCCAAGGGCCGCGAGGTCTCGGGCCAGAACGACATCCGCTGCACGGTGTCCATCGGCGGGTTCGTGCCCAAGCCGCACACCCCGTTCCAGTGGGCGCCGCAGCTGTCGGCCGAGGAGACGGACGCCCGCCTGGGCAAGCTCCGCGACAAGATCCGCGGCGACAAGAAGTACGGCCGCTCCATCGGCTTCCGCTACCACGACGGCAAGCCGGGCATCGTCGAGGGCCTCCTCTCGCGCGGCGACCGCCGCATCGGCGACGTCATCCGCGCCGTGTACGAGTCGGGCGGCCGCTTCGACGGCTGGCGCGAGCACTTCAGCTACGACCGCTGGATGGAGGCGGCCGAGAAGACGCTGCCCGCCTACGGCGTGGACGTGGCCTGGTACACGACGCGCGAGCGCACCTACGAGGAGGTCCTGCCCTGGGACCACCTGGACTCCGGTCTCGACAAGGACTGGCTCTGGGAGGACTGGCAGGACGCCCTCGACGAGACCGAGGTCGACGACTGCCGCTGGACCCCGTGCTTCGACTGCGGCGTCTGCCCGCAGATGCAGACCGAGATCCAGATCGGCCCGACCGGCAAGAAGCTGCTGCCGCTGTCGGTCGTGAAGTAA
- a CDS encoding TIGR03936 family radical SAM-associated protein: MQRIRLRYTKRGRLRFTSHRDFQRAFERALRRAEVPMAYSAGFTPHPRVSYANAAPTGTGSEAEYLEIGLAAPRDPEKLRELLDESMPAGLDIIDAVEARTSGLADRLTASVWELRLDGVELAEAERAVTVFLAAEAVEVQRKTKNGVRTFDTRGAVVSLEALPAPADRPLDNACAILRLVVRHLTPAVRPDDVLSGLRAVADLAPPVPSAVTRLAQGLFDEESGTVTDPLAPDREADTAAPPTVAVTADAKAPEGPAA, from the coding sequence GTGCAGCGCATCCGACTGCGCTACACCAAGCGCGGCCGCCTCCGGTTCACCAGCCACCGAGACTTCCAGCGCGCCTTCGAGCGGGCCCTGCGCCGCGCCGAGGTGCCGATGGCGTACTCGGCGGGCTTCACCCCCCACCCGCGCGTCTCGTACGCGAACGCCGCCCCTACCGGGACCGGCAGCGAGGCCGAATACCTGGAGATCGGCCTCGCCGCGCCGCGCGACCCCGAGAAGCTCCGCGAGCTGCTCGACGAGTCGATGCCGGCCGGACTCGACATCATCGACGCCGTCGAGGCCCGTACCTCGGGCCTGGCCGACCGGCTGACCGCCTCCGTGTGGGAGCTGCGCCTGGACGGCGTGGAGCTCGCCGAGGCCGAGCGGGCCGTGACGGTCTTCCTCGCCGCCGAGGCCGTCGAGGTGCAGCGCAAGACCAAGAACGGCGTGCGGACCTTCGACACCCGCGGCGCCGTCGTCAGCCTCGAAGCGCTTCCGGCGCCGGCTGATAGGCCGCTGGACAATGCTTGTGCGATACTGCGGCTGGTTGTTCGGCATCTGACACCTGCCGTGCGACCCGACGACGTCCTGTCCGGTCTCCGAGCTGTGGCCGACCTGGCGCCGCCGGTCCCCTCTGCGGTGACCAGGCTGGCGCAGGGGCTCTTCGACGAGGAGTCCGGCACGGTGACCGACCCGCTCGCGCCCGACCGCGAGGCAGACACGGCCGCCCCACCCACGGTCGCCGTGACCGCCGACGCGAAGGCGCCGGAAGGTCCCGCCGCGTAG